In Vanessa tameamea isolate UH-Manoa-2023 chromosome 25, ilVanTame1 primary haplotype, whole genome shotgun sequence, a single window of DNA contains:
- the LOC113401843 gene encoding zinc finger protein ubi-d4 isoform X1, translating into MAAAEIQVVNPSNLTKIESFLNDPSYKEIIENSSTFNSRLCAERRMRMPFIDTQTGVAQSHSNLFMTRKQRMPGAREGQLYTYPSQRWRKARRQYLTMSSTRWGWSSVDATENIGEGENSSGIPDGLMGDDSRDGSQSAAKDDPKEWFYDELAMEEMETGEEPDPESDEDYYDDTYANRRKRRGAAPTGPGSRGGRVRKPLPDDTPVKRGRAGRGRKRAGQGSLLPYEVPGDSEKPFGCELCGAKYKTRPGLTYHFTHTHKEPGGAPAPGSDNDSRDSRAAHSPSAVVPPATEYQDSYVTFLNNPAGTGGSTTANSPPAGGLAPAAPAGAAPPPRRASPPPRPASADTSSSDSAHAPLVPPAPAPAPTTSAADLKEPDTKDIQQASPSPYCDFCLGDDRQNKKTGTPEELVSCSDCGRSGKRRGRPPRNGRKICYHLANRVCERHRPLRDNIKLNGVVEILTSMSYPADDFDTFASQTKLLENCEYATSPPSSRQSPARDAAELLVNGSGN; encoded by the exons ATGGCGGCCGCGGAGATCCAAGTTGTAAATCcatcaaatttaacaaaaatagaaaG TTTTCTCAATGATCCTagttataaagaaattattgaaaACTCGTCTACATTTAACTCCCGATTATGTGCCGAAAGAAGGATGCGGATGCCCTTTATCGACACCCAAACCG GTGTCGCACAGAGCCATTCCAATTTATTCATGACCAGAAAACAAAGAATGCCCGGTGCAAGAGAAGGACAACTCTACACATATCCTTCACAAAG GTGGAGAAAAGCTCGCCGCCAATATTTGACAATGTCTTCGACGAGATGGGGTTGGAGTTCTGTAGACGCAACAGAAAATATAGGTGAAGGAGAAAACAGTTCTGGTATACCAGATGGACTTATGGGGGACGACAGCAGAGATGGATCACAGAGTGCCGCTAAAGATGACCCTAAG gAATGGTTCTATGATGAGCTAGCGATGGAGGAGATGGAGACGGGCGAGGAGCCCGATCCCGAGTCCGACGAGGACTACTACGACGACACATATGCCAATCGGCGCAAGCGACGCGGAGCTGCACCCACCGGGCCCGGCTCGCGCGGAGGGCGGGTGCGCAAGCCTCTGCCAGACGACACACCCGTCAAGCGCGGACGAGCG GGTCGCGGACGTAAACGCGCCGGTCAAGGTAGTCTCTTACCCTACGAGGTTCCCGGCGATAGTGAGAAACCGTTTGGATGTGAAC TTTGCGGCGCCAAGTACAAGACGCGGCCCGGCCTCACGTACCACTTCACGCACACGCACAAGGAGCCCGGCGGGGCCCCCGCGCCCGGCAGCGACAACGACTCGCGCGACAGCCGCGCCGCGCACTCGCCCTCCGCCGTCGTGCCCCCCGCCACCGAGTACCAGGACAGCTACGTCACCTTCCTCAACAACCCCGCCGGCACGG GAGGCTCCACCACCGCTAACTCGCCCCCGGCGGGCGGGCTGGCCCCCGCGGCCCCCGCGGGCGCGGCGCCGCCCCCCCGGCGCGCGTCCCCCCCGCCGCGCCCCGCGTCCGCCGACACGTCGTCGTCGGACTCCGCGCACGCGCCGCTCGTGCCCCCCGCGCCCGCCCCCGCCCCCACCACCAGCGCCGCCGACCTCAAGGAGCCCGACACCAAG GATATCCAACAGGCATCACCCTCACCATACTGCGACTTCTGCCTCGGCGACGACAGGCAGAACAAGAAGACGGGAACGCCCGAGGAACTAGTGAGCTGCTCGGACTGCGGACGGTCAGGTAAGCGTCGCGGACGGCCGCCGCGGAACGGTAGGAAGATATGCTACCACCTCGCCAACCGCGTGTGCGAGCGGCACCGCCCGCTCAGGGACAACATCAAGCTGAACGGCGTCGTCGAGATCCTCACCTCCATGTCGTACCCCGCGGACGACTTCGACACCTTCGCCTCGCAGACCAAGCTGCTCGAGAACTGCGAGTACGCCACCTCGCCCCCCTCCTCCCGCCAGAGCCCCGCGCGGGACGCGGCCGAGCTGCTCGTCAACGGCTCCGGGAACTGA
- the LOC113401843 gene encoding zinc finger protein ubi-d4 B isoform X3, translating to MAAAEIQVVNPSNLTKIESFLNDPSYKEIIENSSTFNSRLCAERRMRMPFIDTQTGVAQSHSNLFMTRKQRMPGAREGQLYTYPSQRWRKARRQYLTMSSTRWGWSSVDATENIGEGENSSGIPDGLMGDDSRDGSQSAAKDDPKEWFYDELAMEEMETGEEPDPESDEDYYDDTYANRRKRRGAAPTGPGSRGGRVRKPLPDDTPVKRGRAGRGRKRAGQGSLLPYEVPGDSEKPFGCELCGAKYKTRPGLTYHFTHTHKEPGGAPAPGSDNDSRDSRAAHSPSAVVPPATEYQDSYVTFLNNPAGTGGSTTANSPPAGGLAPAAPAGAAPPPRRASPPPRPASADTSSSDSAHAPLVPPAPAPAPTTSAADLKEPDTKDIQQASPSPYCDFCLGDDRQNKKTGTPEELVSCSDCGRSGHPTCLQFTVNMIVSVRKYRWQCIECKCCSVCGTSDNDDQLLFCDDCDRGYHMYCLAPPLDTPPEGSWSCALCLKEFH from the exons ATGGCGGCCGCGGAGATCCAAGTTGTAAATCcatcaaatttaacaaaaatagaaaG TTTTCTCAATGATCCTagttataaagaaattattgaaaACTCGTCTACATTTAACTCCCGATTATGTGCCGAAAGAAGGATGCGGATGCCCTTTATCGACACCCAAACCG GTGTCGCACAGAGCCATTCCAATTTATTCATGACCAGAAAACAAAGAATGCCCGGTGCAAGAGAAGGACAACTCTACACATATCCTTCACAAAG GTGGAGAAAAGCTCGCCGCCAATATTTGACAATGTCTTCGACGAGATGGGGTTGGAGTTCTGTAGACGCAACAGAAAATATAGGTGAAGGAGAAAACAGTTCTGGTATACCAGATGGACTTATGGGGGACGACAGCAGAGATGGATCACAGAGTGCCGCTAAAGATGACCCTAAG gAATGGTTCTATGATGAGCTAGCGATGGAGGAGATGGAGACGGGCGAGGAGCCCGATCCCGAGTCCGACGAGGACTACTACGACGACACATATGCCAATCGGCGCAAGCGACGCGGAGCTGCACCCACCGGGCCCGGCTCGCGCGGAGGGCGGGTGCGCAAGCCTCTGCCAGACGACACACCCGTCAAGCGCGGACGAGCG GGTCGCGGACGTAAACGCGCCGGTCAAGGTAGTCTCTTACCCTACGAGGTTCCCGGCGATAGTGAGAAACCGTTTGGATGTGAAC TTTGCGGCGCCAAGTACAAGACGCGGCCCGGCCTCACGTACCACTTCACGCACACGCACAAGGAGCCCGGCGGGGCCCCCGCGCCCGGCAGCGACAACGACTCGCGCGACAGCCGCGCCGCGCACTCGCCCTCCGCCGTCGTGCCCCCCGCCACCGAGTACCAGGACAGCTACGTCACCTTCCTCAACAACCCCGCCGGCACGG GAGGCTCCACCACCGCTAACTCGCCCCCGGCGGGCGGGCTGGCCCCCGCGGCCCCCGCGGGCGCGGCGCCGCCCCCCCGGCGCGCGTCCCCCCCGCCGCGCCCCGCGTCCGCCGACACGTCGTCGTCGGACTCCGCGCACGCGCCGCTCGTGCCCCCCGCGCCCGCCCCCGCCCCCACCACCAGCGCCGCCGACCTCAAGGAGCCCGACACCAAG GATATCCAACAGGCATCACCCTCACCATACTGCGACTTCTGCCTCGGCGACGACAGGCAGAACAAGAAGACGGGAACGCCCGAGGAACTAGTGAGCTGCTCGGACTGCGGACGGTCAG GTCACCCCACCTGCCTGCAGTTCACGGTGAATATGATAGTGTCGGTCCGCAAGTATCGATGGCAGTGCATCGAGTGCAAGTGCTGCTCCGTCTGCGGGACCAGCGACAATGAC GACCAGCTGCTGTTCTGCGACGACTGCGACCGCGGCTACCACATGTACTGCCTGGCGCCGCCGCTCGACACGCCGCCCGAGGGCTCCTGGTCCTGCGCGCTCTGCCTCAAGGAGTTCCACTAG
- the LOC113401853 gene encoding nuclear transcription factor Y subunit gamma, whose amino-acid sequence MSVCFFVPTDQAGSSAASEEQETDCGEETVLDNIHNTLQAFWTKVNDDMKKINADDFKTQVLPLARIKKIMKLDEEVKMISAEAPVLFAKAAEIFIHELTLRAWSHTEDNKRRTLQRNDIATAITKSDQFDFLIDIVPRHELKPSKPREDPPRATTSADQLAQQHQATMNNHSQFVIQPCAQIVQQSSSAAATTTSSQQPVTLVQQVVTSSGEVQPLPIQLTQAQLNMIRLQIQNNPNQPIVIQAQPQPQQSPQIIQVSSQAPHQPHQIFLAQVAPDET is encoded by the exons ATGTCCGTGTGCTTCTTTGTGCCAAC agaTCAAGCTGGCTCTTCGGCTGCATCAGAGGAGCAAGAAACTGATTGTGGCGAAGAGACCGTCCtagataacatacataatacattacaGGCATTCTGGACCAAAGTTAACGATGACATGAAAAAGATTAATGCG gATGACTTTAAAACCCAAGTGCTACCACTAGCAAGGATAAAAAAGATCATGAAACTAGATGAAGAAGTAAAGATGATATCGGCAGAAGCACCAGTTCTATTCGCAAAGGCAGCGGAGATTTTCATCCACGAACTAACTCTACGAGCTTGGTCCCATACTGAAGATAATAAAAGAAGGACATTACag CGCAACGATATAGCAACGGCGATAACAAAATCAGATCAGTTCGACTTCCTTATAGACATAGTGCCCAGACATGAACTGAAGCCGAGTAAGCCTAGGGAAGATCCACCCCGAGCTACGACCTCAGCTGATCAG TTGGCGCAGCAGCACCAGGCGACTATGAACAACCATTCTCAGTTCGTCATACAGCCGTGCGCGCAAATCGTTCAG caGTCATCAAGTGCAGCGGCGACCACCACCTCCAGCCAGCAGCCCGTCACGCTTGTCCAACAAGTTGTCACTTCCTCCGGTGAAGTACAacctttaccg ATTCAGTTAACCCAGGCTCAGTTAAATATGATCCGGctacagatacaaaataatCCGAACCAACCCATCGTTATACAAGCGCAGCCGCAACCGCAGCAGTCGCCACAGATTATACAA GTGTCTTCGCAAGCTCCACATCAACCACACCAAATATTCCTAGCCCAAGTTGCACCGGATGAGACATAG
- the LOC113401843 gene encoding zinc finger protein ubi-d4 isoform X4, which yields MAAAEIQVVNPSNLTKIESFLNDPSYKEIIENSSTFNSRLCAERRMRMPFIDTQTGVAQSHSNLFMTRKQRMPGAREGQLYTYPSQRWRKARRQYLTMSSTRWGWSSVDATENIGEGENSSGIPDGLMGDDSRDGSQSAAKDDPKEWFYDELAMEEMETGEEPDPESDEDYYDDTYANRRKRRGAAPTGPGSRGGRVRKPLPDDTPVKRGRAGRGRKRAGQGSLLPYEVPGDSEKPFGCELCGAKYKTRPGLTYHFTHTHKEPGGAPAPGSDNDSRDSRAAHSPSAVVPPATEYQDSYVTFLNNPAGTGGSTTANSPPAGGLAPAAPAGAAPPPRRASPPPRPASADTSSSDSAHAPLVPPAPAPAPTTSAADLKEPDTKASPSPYCDFCLGDDRQNKKTGTPEELVSCSDCGRSGHPTCLQFTVNMIVSVRKYRWQCIECKCCSVCGTSDNDDQLLFCDDCDRGYHMYCLAPPLDTPPEGSWSCALCLKEFH from the exons ATGGCGGCCGCGGAGATCCAAGTTGTAAATCcatcaaatttaacaaaaatagaaaG TTTTCTCAATGATCCTagttataaagaaattattgaaaACTCGTCTACATTTAACTCCCGATTATGTGCCGAAAGAAGGATGCGGATGCCCTTTATCGACACCCAAACCG GTGTCGCACAGAGCCATTCCAATTTATTCATGACCAGAAAACAAAGAATGCCCGGTGCAAGAGAAGGACAACTCTACACATATCCTTCACAAAG GTGGAGAAAAGCTCGCCGCCAATATTTGACAATGTCTTCGACGAGATGGGGTTGGAGTTCTGTAGACGCAACAGAAAATATAGGTGAAGGAGAAAACAGTTCTGGTATACCAGATGGACTTATGGGGGACGACAGCAGAGATGGATCACAGAGTGCCGCTAAAGATGACCCTAAG gAATGGTTCTATGATGAGCTAGCGATGGAGGAGATGGAGACGGGCGAGGAGCCCGATCCCGAGTCCGACGAGGACTACTACGACGACACATATGCCAATCGGCGCAAGCGACGCGGAGCTGCACCCACCGGGCCCGGCTCGCGCGGAGGGCGGGTGCGCAAGCCTCTGCCAGACGACACACCCGTCAAGCGCGGACGAGCG GGTCGCGGACGTAAACGCGCCGGTCAAGGTAGTCTCTTACCCTACGAGGTTCCCGGCGATAGTGAGAAACCGTTTGGATGTGAAC TTTGCGGCGCCAAGTACAAGACGCGGCCCGGCCTCACGTACCACTTCACGCACACGCACAAGGAGCCCGGCGGGGCCCCCGCGCCCGGCAGCGACAACGACTCGCGCGACAGCCGCGCCGCGCACTCGCCCTCCGCCGTCGTGCCCCCCGCCACCGAGTACCAGGACAGCTACGTCACCTTCCTCAACAACCCCGCCGGCACGG GAGGCTCCACCACCGCTAACTCGCCCCCGGCGGGCGGGCTGGCCCCCGCGGCCCCCGCGGGCGCGGCGCCGCCCCCCCGGCGCGCGTCCCCCCCGCCGCGCCCCGCGTCCGCCGACACGTCGTCGTCGGACTCCGCGCACGCGCCGCTCGTGCCCCCCGCGCCCGCCCCCGCCCCCACCACCAGCGCCGCCGACCTCAAGGAGCCCGACACCAAG GCATCACCCTCACCATACTGCGACTTCTGCCTCGGCGACGACAGGCAGAACAAGAAGACGGGAACGCCCGAGGAACTAGTGAGCTGCTCGGACTGCGGACGGTCAG GTCACCCCACCTGCCTGCAGTTCACGGTGAATATGATAGTGTCGGTCCGCAAGTATCGATGGCAGTGCATCGAGTGCAAGTGCTGCTCCGTCTGCGGGACCAGCGACAATGAC GACCAGCTGCTGTTCTGCGACGACTGCGACCGCGGCTACCACATGTACTGCCTGGCGCCGCCGCTCGACACGCCGCCCGAGGGCTCCTGGTCCTGCGCGCTCTGCCTCAAGGAGTTCCACTAG
- the LOC113401843 gene encoding zinc finger protein ubi-d4 isoform X2: MAAAEIQVVNPSNLTKIESFLNDPSYKEIIENSSTFNSRLCAERRMRMPFIDTQTGVAQSHSNLFMTRKQRMPGAREGQLYTYPSQRWRKARRQYLTMSSTRWGWSSVDATENIGEGENSSGIPDGLMGDDSRDGSQSAAKDDPKEWFYDELAMEEMETGEEPDPESDEDYYDDTYANRRKRRGAAPTGPGSRGGRVRKPLPDDTPVKRGRAGRGRKRAGQGSLLPYEVPGDSEKPFGCELCGAKYKTRPGLTYHFTHTHKEPGGAPAPGSDNDSRDSRAAHSPSAVVPPATEYQDSYVTFLNNPAGTGGSTTANSPPAGGLAPAAPAGAAPPPRRASPPPRPASADTSSSDSAHAPLVPPAPAPAPTTSAADLKEPDTKASPSPYCDFCLGDDRQNKKTGTPEELVSCSDCGRSGKRRGRPPRNGRKICYHLANRVCERHRPLRDNIKLNGVVEILTSMSYPADDFDTFASQTKLLENCEYATSPPSSRQSPARDAAELLVNGSGN; encoded by the exons ATGGCGGCCGCGGAGATCCAAGTTGTAAATCcatcaaatttaacaaaaatagaaaG TTTTCTCAATGATCCTagttataaagaaattattgaaaACTCGTCTACATTTAACTCCCGATTATGTGCCGAAAGAAGGATGCGGATGCCCTTTATCGACACCCAAACCG GTGTCGCACAGAGCCATTCCAATTTATTCATGACCAGAAAACAAAGAATGCCCGGTGCAAGAGAAGGACAACTCTACACATATCCTTCACAAAG GTGGAGAAAAGCTCGCCGCCAATATTTGACAATGTCTTCGACGAGATGGGGTTGGAGTTCTGTAGACGCAACAGAAAATATAGGTGAAGGAGAAAACAGTTCTGGTATACCAGATGGACTTATGGGGGACGACAGCAGAGATGGATCACAGAGTGCCGCTAAAGATGACCCTAAG gAATGGTTCTATGATGAGCTAGCGATGGAGGAGATGGAGACGGGCGAGGAGCCCGATCCCGAGTCCGACGAGGACTACTACGACGACACATATGCCAATCGGCGCAAGCGACGCGGAGCTGCACCCACCGGGCCCGGCTCGCGCGGAGGGCGGGTGCGCAAGCCTCTGCCAGACGACACACCCGTCAAGCGCGGACGAGCG GGTCGCGGACGTAAACGCGCCGGTCAAGGTAGTCTCTTACCCTACGAGGTTCCCGGCGATAGTGAGAAACCGTTTGGATGTGAAC TTTGCGGCGCCAAGTACAAGACGCGGCCCGGCCTCACGTACCACTTCACGCACACGCACAAGGAGCCCGGCGGGGCCCCCGCGCCCGGCAGCGACAACGACTCGCGCGACAGCCGCGCCGCGCACTCGCCCTCCGCCGTCGTGCCCCCCGCCACCGAGTACCAGGACAGCTACGTCACCTTCCTCAACAACCCCGCCGGCACGG GAGGCTCCACCACCGCTAACTCGCCCCCGGCGGGCGGGCTGGCCCCCGCGGCCCCCGCGGGCGCGGCGCCGCCCCCCCGGCGCGCGTCCCCCCCGCCGCGCCCCGCGTCCGCCGACACGTCGTCGTCGGACTCCGCGCACGCGCCGCTCGTGCCCCCCGCGCCCGCCCCCGCCCCCACCACCAGCGCCGCCGACCTCAAGGAGCCCGACACCAAG GCATCACCCTCACCATACTGCGACTTCTGCCTCGGCGACGACAGGCAGAACAAGAAGACGGGAACGCCCGAGGAACTAGTGAGCTGCTCGGACTGCGGACGGTCAGGTAAGCGTCGCGGACGGCCGCCGCGGAACGGTAGGAAGATATGCTACCACCTCGCCAACCGCGTGTGCGAGCGGCACCGCCCGCTCAGGGACAACATCAAGCTGAACGGCGTCGTCGAGATCCTCACCTCCATGTCGTACCCCGCGGACGACTTCGACACCTTCGCCTCGCAGACCAAGCTGCTCGAGAACTGCGAGTACGCCACCTCGCCCCCCTCCTCCCGCCAGAGCCCCGCGCGGGACGCGGCCGAGCTGCTCGTCAACGGCTCCGGGAACTGA